A single genomic interval of Notolabrus celidotus isolate fNotCel1 chromosome 13, fNotCel1.pri, whole genome shotgun sequence harbors:
- the allc gene encoding allantoicase has protein sequence MAERNTALKAGGESDFLQFNDLACEAVGGTVIFATDEWFAPAANLLKREPPQFIASAFTEFGKWMDGWETRRKRIPGHDWCIIQLGVPGLIYGFDVDTSFFTGNHSPYASIQAGCLEEAPNFTLEGDRTGMAASDSQLAAAAKLGSEAWPELVGVSQLNPGYSDSCHNYFKVNFNRRVTHLRLNMYPDGGIARLRVYGVGQRDWSSVPLNQEVDLIALTNGGVCLGYSDAHFGHPRNMIGLGRAGNMADGWETARRLDRPKNLQVDQRGILQVPGWEWAVFRLGHAGVISSIQVDTNHFKGNFPDACRIETCSLTPEEEALCIRTTWNSGKWQVLLPPQKLSAHHIHLYGQAELNPGPPVTHVRLVMSPDGGISRLRLWGRPTTITAAPANQKRAVSKL, from the exons atggctgagAGAAACACGGCGCTGAAGGCAGGAGGAGAGTCTGACTTCCTGCAGTTTAACGACCTGGCCTGTGAGGCCGTCGGTGGGACG gttATTTTTGCCACAGATGAATGGTTCGCTCCAGCTGCAAACCTTCTGAAG AGAGAGCCGCCACAGTTCATTGCCTCCGCCTTCACCGAGTTTGGAaaatggatggacggatgggagacgaggaggaagagaatACCTG GTCACGATTGGTGCATCATCCAGCTGGGAGTACCAGGGCTGATCTACGGCTTCGATGTTGACACGTCCTTCTTCACTGGAAACCACTCGCCCTACGCCTCCATCCAGGCCGGCTGTCTGG AGGAAGCCCCCAACTTCACCCTGGAGGGAGACCGGACCGGCATGGCTGCCTCCGACAGTCAGCTGGCTGCAGCTGCAAAG ctgggcTCGGAGGCGTGGCCTGAGCTGGTGGGTGTGTCACAGCTGAACCCTGGATACTCTGACAGCTGCCATAACTACTTCAAGGTCAACTTCAACCGCAGGGTGACACACCTGCGTCTCAACATGTACCCAG ATGGAGGCATAGCCAGGCTGCGGGTGTACGGAGTCGGACAGAGAGACTGGTCGTCCGTCCCCCTCAACCAGGAAGTCGACCTCATCGCTCTGACCAACGGCGGAGTCTGTCTCGGATACAGCGACGCCCACTTTGGGCATCCACGCAACATGATTG GTCTTGGCCGGGCCGGGAACATGGCGGATGGCTGGGAGACGGCCCGCAGACTGGATAGACCCAAGAACCTTCAG GTGGATCAGAGAGGGATCCTGCAGGTCCCGGGATGGGAGTGGGCCGTGTTTCGTCTCGGTCATGCAGGAGTCATCAGCAGCATCCAGGTCGACACAAACCACTTCAAAg GTAACTTCCCAGATGCCTGCAGGATTGAGACTTGTTCCCTGACCCCTGAGGAGGAGGCTCTGTGCATTAGGACCACATGGAACTCTGGGAAATGGCAGGTCCTGCTTCCCCCACAGAAA CTTAGTGCTCATCACATACATCTCTATGGTCAGGCTGAGTTGAACCCCGGTCCGCCCGTCACTCACGTGCGTCTCGTCATGAGCCCGGACGGAGGAATTAGCCGGCTGCGTCTGTGGGGTCGACCCACGACTATCACCGCGGctccagccaatcagaagagagcTGTGTCTAAACTGTGA